A genomic window from Eriocheir sinensis breed Jianghai 21 chromosome 9, ASM2467909v1, whole genome shotgun sequence includes:
- the LOC126996129 gene encoding guanine nucleotide-binding protein G(s) subunit alpha-like, whose protein sequence is MALPDPMMVLCGVDPERRASKELEKKISLWMKEYNKAIKILLLGAGESGKTTIIKQMKILHINGFSKEEKEEKKQDIRSNVLEGITTLTRQLDILDVDLGNPENQDAKDYILAINTEDFTFSQEFYTYTERLWRDSGIQKVFSLQHKFQLIDCIKYFLDKVAEVRRPDYEPTVQDILHSRRRTTDIQKIEFEVRVPKKYGGGSLNFWMFDVGGQRGERKKWIQVFDGIQAVLFLVSASCFDLVIREDQETNRLQESINIFKSVWHSRFLKNSGFIVFLNKQDILKEKVGSGKNIGDHFPEYADYKLEDKDRVDGEDEEYLRTRCFIRERFLAISREEVKAVERKVTPGGPLILDEERPRECYCHFTVATDTNNVRIVFEDVHNMIIKWNLEKIGVPVS, encoded by the exons ATGGCGCTCCCTGATCCCATGATGGTCTTGTGCGGGGTGGATCCAGAACGGCGCGCGAGCAAGGAGTTGGAAAAGAAAATCTCGCTATGGATGAAGGAGTACAACAAGGCGATCAAGATCCTGCTCCTGG GAGCGGGGGAGTCCGGCAAGACCACCATCATTAAGCAGATGAAGATCCTGCACATCAACGGCTTCTCCAAGGA agagaaagaggagaagaaacaggacATCCGCAGCAACGTTCTGGAGGGCATCACCACCCTGACGAGGCAGCTGGATATCTTGGACGTGGATCTGGGCAACCCGGAGAACCAGGACGCGAAGGACTACATACTGGCCATCAACACCGAGGACTTCACCTTTTCGCAG GAGTTTTACACGTACACGGAGAGGCTGTGGCGGGACTCTGGCATACAAAAAGTGTTCAGCCTGCAGCACAAATTCCAGCTCATCGACTGTATCAAATa CTTTCTGGACAAAGTGGCGGAGGTACGACGACCTGATTACGAACCAACCGTGCAG GACATCCTACACAGTCGCCGAAGAACCACCGACATCCAGAAAATCGAGTTCGAGGTTCGGGTGCCCAAGAAGTACGGAGGAGGGTCGCTGAACTTCTGGATGTTCGATGTGGGAGGCCAGCGAGgcgagaggaagaagtggatacag GTGTTCGACGGCATTCAGGCGGTGTTGTTCCTGGTGTCGGCGAGCTGCTTCGACCTGGTGATTCGGGAGGACCAGGAGACCAACCGCCTGCAGGAGTCCATCAACATTTTCAAGAGCGTGTGGCACTCCCG GTTCCTCAAGAATTCCGGGTTCATCGTCTTCCTCAACAAGCAAGACATCCTGAAGGAGAAGGTCGGGTCCGGAAAGAACATAGGCGACCACTTCCCAGAGTACGCCGACTACAAGCTGGAAgacaaag ATCGAGTTGATGGCGAGGACGAAGAGTATTTGAGGACTCGCTGCTTCATTAGGGAGAGATTTTTG gCCATAtcgagggaggaggtgaaggccgtGGAGCGTAAGGTGACCCCGGGAGGCCCGCTAATCCTGGACGAGGAGAGGCCACGAGAGTGCTATTGCCACTTCACCGTCGCCACTGACACCAACAACGTGAGGATAGTGTTCGAAGACGTGCATAACATGATCATCAAGTGGAACCTCGAGAAGATTGGCGTCCCTGTGTCTTAG
- the LOC126996128 gene encoding uncharacterized protein LOC126996128 — protein MSNIDNKMYTKTVSKDKIRRIVYGTCVVLAADGGASGGARPRKVTITLLRRRGCWRALSSRRVAVFAFPEACGPFSVPAPLDLEYLFRCSGKADAGAMQIKICVAYYCRGAPRKARVSLEEFMEPLLDGGRPGSFYLYIYEDKVALQQASQQFQALPTAWPLEQKPGKGKKAMCNEGHTDNDDTYTEWKAYLEKVFSMDDDDEESTDNNDDTYSEWKTYLEKVFSVESDEANTDNDDDTNTEWKVPTGKVFAVENNELDDAVHEVVEASDMDNTAAHEEVHELGQASGGTAAKKEAPELHPELEQASGGTAAEEEPPELHPELGEASGGTAAEEEARELGEGCQSGKSATDRGVSRQDEAPSPVPDSAATATASHAYRSLTVAQRFIARLAGPSDRQLEDLQRSHGVSIVRVRRTLHIKGHRDAVLQCHSHVRDVIAEWRRREAAEAQ, from the exons ATGTCAAACATTGATAATAAAATGTACACAAAAACAGTGAGCAAAGACAAAATCCGGCGCATCGTGTACGGCACCTGCGTCGTGCTGGCCGCCGACGGCGGCGCCAGCGGCGGGGCGCGGCCCCGCAAGGTGACCATCACCCTCCTCCGGCGTCGGGGGTGCTGGCGAGCCCTCAGCTCGCGGAGGGTGGCCGTCTTCGCCTTCCCGGAGGCGTGCGGCCCCTTCTCCGTCCCTGCCccgctggacctggagtacctcttcaggtgcagcggCAAGGCAGACGCCGGAGCCATGCAGATCAAGATCTGCGTGGCGTACTACTGCCGCGGTGCCCCTCGCAAGGCCCGCGTTAGCCTGGAGGAGTTCATGGAGCCGCTGCTGGATGGAGGCCGACCTGGCAGTTTCTACCTGTATATCTACGAAGACAAGGTCGCCCTCCAGCAGGCAAGCCAACAGTTCCAGGCTCTTCCCACGGCATGGCCACTGGAACAGAAACCcggcaagggaaagaaggccaTGTGTAACGAAGGACACACTGACAATGACGACACCTACACTGAATGGAAGGCTTACCTGGAAAAGGTGTTTtcgatggatgatgatgatgaagaaagcaCCGACAATAATGACGACACCTACAGTGAATGGAAGACTTACCTGGAAAAGGTGTTCTCAGTGGAAAGTGATGAAGCAAACACCGACAACGATGATGACACCAACACTGAATGGAAGGTTCCCACGGGAAAAGTGTTTGCGGTGGAAAATAACGAACTTGACGATGCGGTTCACGAGGTTGTGGAAGCTTCTGATATGGATAACACTGCAGCACACGAGGAGGTCCACGAG CTGGGGCAAGCCTCTGGTGGCACTGCCGCTAAAAAGGAGGCTCCCGAGCTGCACCCCGAGCTGGAGCAAGCCTCTGGTGGCACTGCCGCTGAAGAGGAGCCCCCCGAGCTACACCCCGAGCTGGGGGAAGCCTCTGGTGGCactgccgcagaggaggaggcCCGCGAGCTGGGGGAAGGCTGTCAGAGCGGGAAAAGTGCCACAGACAGGGGAGTTTCCCGTCAAGACGAGGCCCCTTCACCAGTGCCCGACTCTGCCGCCACCGCCACAGCTTCCCACGCCTACCGAAGCCTCACCGTGGCTCAGAGGTTCATCGCCCGTCTCGCAGGCCCCAGTGACCGCCAGCTGGAGGACCTGCAGCGGAGCCACGGCGTCAGCATCGTGCGGGTCAGGCGAACCCTGCACATCAAGGGCCACAGGGACGCCGTCCTGCAGTGCCACAGCCACGTGCGCGATGTGATCGCTGAGTGGCGGAGGCGCGAGGCCGCCGAGGCTCAGTAA